GCTTCGCTATGTGTATCGGGTATACACTAATTGCCTTTCTATACACTTCAATAGCCTTTTCGTTCTCACCTCTTTTAGATAGTATCCTTGCTATTTCATCAAACGGGTCAATGCCTGAGGTAGAAAATACCTTTAGAATATTTTCATCATAATTCTGATCTAAATGCATTAATATCTTTACACCTTCCTCAATAACTTTATCTTCTATTAAGGCATTCTCCTCGTTACGGATTTTTGAAAGGTATAGCACCATCAAAGAAGCCCTTATACCAACTGCATCGTTAGCAAGAGAGAGTATTTCATTAAGTTTCTTTTCAGAAACATCAAAAGTGTATTGTCCCTGGTTGTATAGGCTAATGATATTTAAGGCATCATCGTAGGCGTTTATATTTCTGCAAAAATCAGTTATTTTGACGGATAATTCCTTTAAAATACTGGAAGACAACTCTTCATGGTTTCCCTCTACGGTAATGCTGACCACTGTTTTTTTTGCTTGGACCCTTATCAGCTCAGAATCTATTCTCACGGTATTTCCGATTAACGATATGTTACCCTTTAGAACATAGTCTGCCTTAAGTTGTCTGCCAAACTTCTTTACTGTTTTTGTATCTAAACGAGCCATCATGTCAACTTGATCTGTTGTCCAGGCTCCGTTAACTCCCTTCGTAACATTCTCTAGTTTTATCATATCGCTTGGTATTGCAGTAGAAACCTTCTCATAAATAATTTCCCTATCTACGGGTTCAAAATACCCAGATTGTGTAAAAATACTTCTTAAAACATCGGGTACCATCTCTTCCATATTCATTTGAGCATAATCCCTGAAAGGCATAACA
The window above is part of the Candidatus Scalindua japonica genome. Proteins encoded here:
- a CDS encoding tetratricopeptide repeat protein encodes the protein MPKGTEMIDFTRLKRNLKKYYYQRIALLVLVFAVFFVHKSDAARSYKIVVMPFRDYAQMNMEEMVPDVLRSIFTQSGYFEPVDREIIYEKVSTAIPSDMIKLENVTKGVNGAWTTDQVDMMARLDTKTVKKFGRQLKADYVLKGNISLIGNTVRIDSELIRVQAKKTVVSITVEGNHEELSSSILKELSVKITDFCRNINAYDDALNIISLYNQGQYTFDVSEKKLNEILSLANDAVGIRASLMVLYLSKIRNEENALIEDKVIEEGVKILMHLDQNYDENILKVFSTSGIDPFDEIARILSKRGENEKAIEVYRKAISVYPIHIAKHYEELGMLHLNNGSEDKAIEAFARSLGIHKGNYEVNSTLVSIFEKRSQSDKVRKHLKECIKYARNIKEIKAAKEKIDRLNNN